Proteins encoded by one window of Prevotella nigrescens:
- a CDS encoding OmpA family protein, which translates to MKKLGLLFAASIFAASASAQTVAESKTFDNIYIGINGGVATKTTGHKWLSDLNSNAGLRLGRYFTPVFGLAVEGNAYFSNKPWHSTGTVVRATNVSLLGTVNLSNWFGGYKGEPRVFEVSALYGLGWMHVFTNNKQFEKDTEYQRNRMTSKAALNFAFNFGAEKQWQIYVEPSINFAFLGQATKKMDVIDPAHPANPKRVDYAVDYRYKASTNAGQPAYNINNSFVQLNAGIIYKFKNSNGTHNFTIVTPRDQAEIDALNAQINELRNRKPEVITKEVEVVKEVPAVKEFTVSDLVFVTFAQGKYNLTKEAKAALDNIKEGSHVQVVGTASPEGSAALNQKLSEKRATVVANYLSGRGVIVDEATGKGVQGVTSNRLAVVYVK; encoded by the coding sequence ATGAAAAAGTTAGGTTTATTGTTCGCTGCCTCAATATTCGCAGCATCTGCATCTGCACAGACAGTTGCAGAAAGTAAGACTTTCGACAACATTTACATTGGAATTAATGGTGGTGTCGCTACTAAGACAACTGGACACAAATGGTTGAGTGATTTAAACTCAAATGCCGGTCTCCGTCTTGGTCGTTATTTTACTCCTGTATTTGGTTTAGCTGTTGAGGGAAATGCTTATTTCTCTAACAAACCTTGGCATTCAACTGGTACTGTTGTACGTGCTACAAATGTTAGCTTACTTGGTACTGTAAACTTGAGCAATTGGTTTGGTGGTTACAAGGGTGAACCTCGTGTATTCGAAGTTAGTGCTCTTTACGGTCTTGGCTGGATGCATGTATTCACAAACAACAAACAGTTTGAAAAAGACACAGAATATCAGCGCAATCGTATGACTTCTAAAGCTGCTCTTAACTTTGCATTCAACTTTGGTGCTGAGAAACAATGGCAGATTTATGTTGAGCCATCTATCAACTTTGCTTTCTTGGGTCAAGCTACAAAGAAGATGGATGTTATCGATCCAGCTCATCCAGCAAATCCAAAACGTGTTGATTATGCAGTAGACTATCGTTACAAGGCATCAACTAATGCAGGTCAGCCCGCTTACAATATCAACAATTCATTCGTTCAGTTGAATGCTGGTATCATTTACAAGTTCAAGAACTCTAACGGTACACACAACTTTACAATTGTAACTCCACGTGATCAAGCTGAAATTGATGCACTTAATGCACAGATTAATGAACTTCGTAACCGTAAGCCAGAAGTTATCACTAAAGAAGTTGAAGTTGTTAAGGAAGTACCTGCAGTTAAGGAATTCACAGTTTCTGACCTCGTATTCGTAACATTCGCTCAAGGTAAGTACAATCTGACAAAAGAAGCAAAAGCTGCTCTCGATAATATTAAAGAAGGTAGCCATGTTCAAGTTGTTGGTACTGCTTCTCCAGAAGGTTCTGCAGCACTCAACCAGAAGTTATCTGAAAAACGTGCGACAGTAGTTGCTAACTACCTTTCTGGTCGTGGCGTAATTGTAGACGAAGCTACTGGTAAGGGTGTTCAAGGTGTAACTTCTAACCGTCTTGCAGTTGTTTACGTAAAATAA
- a CDS encoding transketolase family protein — translation MNDNKVMDRAADNIRILAASMVEKAKSGHPGGAMGGADFINVLFSEYLIFDPEQPDWAGRDRFFLDPGHMSPMLYAALALQNKFTINELKDFRQWGSPTPGHPERDVKRGIENTSGPLGQGHAFAAGAAIAEKFLEARLGKEVMQHKIYAYISDGGIQEEISQGVGRIAGNLGLNNLIMFYDANNVQLSTKCDEVMNEDTAAKYKAWGWNVLTCNGNNVDEIRKALDAALTEKERPTLIIGKTIMAKGALMADGTSYEHSIKTHGAPLGGDAYINTVKNLGGDIDNPFKIFPEVAELYANRLKKLKEIVAKRHADEQEWEKSNPEKAVLYKEWFSGKAPKIDWTVIEQKKDIATRAASATCLGLLAEQVPNMICSSADLSNSDKTDGFLKKTKDIVRNDFSGAFFQAGVSELTMACMCIGMMLHGGVITAMGTFFVFSDYMKPAVRLAALMQIPVKFIWSHDAFRVGEDGPTHEPVEQEAQIRLMEKLQNHAGKDALRVFRPADSEETTICWEMAMANIDTPTALILSRQNVTNLPEGNNYELVRKGAYIVKGSDENYDVILVASGSEVSTCIAGAELLRVEGVKVRIVSVPSEGLFRRQSEEYQESVLPKNARIFGLTAGHPVTLQGLVGANGTVYGLNSFGFSAPYKVLDEKLGFTAQNVYEQVKLFLA, via the coding sequence ATGAACGACAACAAAGTTATGGACCGCGCAGCGGACAATATCAGAATTCTTGCAGCTTCCATGGTGGAAAAAGCTAAGTCTGGACACCCTGGAGGAGCTATGGGAGGAGCTGATTTTATAAACGTTCTTTTCTCAGAATATCTGATATTTGACCCAGAACAACCAGATTGGGCAGGTCGAGATAGATTTTTTTTAGATCCTGGACACATGTCTCCAATGTTGTATGCGGCGTTAGCACTTCAAAATAAATTCACAATAAACGAATTGAAGGATTTTCGTCAATGGGGTTCTCCAACTCCGGGACATCCTGAGCGAGATGTTAAACGAGGAATTGAGAATACATCAGGACCATTAGGACAAGGGCATGCTTTTGCTGCAGGAGCTGCTATTGCAGAAAAATTTCTTGAAGCCCGATTAGGCAAAGAAGTTATGCAACATAAAATTTATGCCTATATTTCTGATGGTGGTATTCAGGAAGAAATTTCGCAAGGGGTAGGGCGCATAGCTGGCAATTTAGGTTTGAACAATCTAATAATGTTCTATGATGCCAATAATGTTCAATTGTCTACCAAGTGCGATGAAGTAATGAACGAAGATACTGCTGCTAAATATAAGGCATGGGGTTGGAATGTTCTAACTTGTAATGGCAACAATGTAGATGAAATTAGGAAGGCACTTGATGCAGCATTAACCGAAAAAGAACGCCCGACCCTTATTATAGGAAAAACAATTATGGCTAAAGGTGCACTTATGGCCGATGGGACAAGTTATGAACACAGTATAAAAACACATGGTGCACCACTTGGTGGAGATGCATATATAAATACTGTCAAAAACTTAGGTGGTGATATTGACAATCCGTTTAAGATTTTTCCAGAAGTAGCTGAGCTTTATGCTAACCGTTTAAAAAAGTTGAAAGAAATTGTGGCTAAGCGTCATGCAGATGAGCAAGAATGGGAAAAATCTAATCCTGAAAAGGCTGTTTTATATAAAGAATGGTTTAGTGGTAAAGCACCAAAAATCGATTGGACGGTCATAGAACAAAAGAAAGATATAGCTACACGTGCAGCAAGTGCAACTTGTTTGGGTCTGCTTGCAGAACAAGTTCCTAATATGATATGTTCATCTGCCGACCTTTCTAATTCGGATAAGACTGATGGATTTTTGAAAAAGACGAAAGATATTGTACGCAACGACTTCTCTGGTGCATTCTTTCAGGCAGGTGTTAGTGAATTGACAATGGCATGTATGTGTATTGGCATGATGTTGCATGGTGGAGTTATTACTGCAATGGGAACTTTCTTTGTTTTCTCAGACTATATGAAACCTGCTGTTCGTCTTGCTGCATTAATGCAAATACCAGTGAAATTTATTTGGAGCCATGATGCTTTCCGCGTAGGCGAAGATGGACCAACACATGAACCTGTTGAACAAGAAGCACAAATTAGATTAATGGAAAAGCTTCAGAACCATGCCGGAAAAGATGCTTTACGTGTTTTCCGCCCTGCCGATTCAGAAGAAACAACTATTTGTTGGGAAATGGCTATGGCTAATATAGATACTCCCACAGCTTTAATACTTTCACGCCAGAATGTAACCAATCTTCCTGAAGGTAATAACTACGAATTGGTACGAAAAGGTGCATATATAGTAAAAGGTTCAGATGAGAACTATGATGTAATTCTTGTTGCAAGTGGGTCAGAAGTTTCAACTTGTATTGCTGGAGCTGAACTTTTAAGAGTCGAAGGAGTGAAAGTACGCATTGTAAGTGTTCCATCAGAAGGTTTGTTCCGTCGTCAATCAGAAGAATATCAAGAAAGTGTTCTTCCAAAGAATGCGAGAATTTTCGGTTTGACAGCAGGACATCCTGTAACACTTCAAGGACTGGTTGGTGCAAATGGTACTGTTTATGGTCTGAATAGTTTTGGTTTTTCAGCTCCATACAAAGTTCTTGATGAGAAATTGGGCTTTACTGCTCAGAATGTTTATGAACAAGTTAAATTATTTTTAGCATAA
- a CDS encoding 2-oxoacid:acceptor oxidoreductase family protein encodes MKKEIIISGFGGQGVLSMGKILAYSGLMEDKEVTWMPAYGPEQRGGTANVTVIVSDERISSPILSKYDVAIVLNQPSLEKFEPKLKPGGILIYDGFGIGTPPTRSDIKVYRIDAMNKAAEMKNSKVFNMIVLGGLLKVCPVVSLDGLNKALFKTLPERHHHLIPLNMEAVESGGSIIQEIK; translated from the coding sequence ATGAAGAAAGAAATAATAATTAGCGGTTTTGGAGGACAAGGTGTTCTCTCCATGGGAAAGATACTGGCTTACTCAGGACTTATGGAAGATAAGGAAGTAACATGGATGCCTGCTTACGGACCTGAACAACGTGGCGGAACAGCCAATGTTACAGTAATCGTAAGTGATGAACGTATTTCGTCTCCAATCTTGAGTAAATATGATGTAGCAATTGTGTTAAACCAACCTTCGCTCGAAAAGTTTGAGCCAAAGCTTAAACCAGGTGGAATACTTATATATGATGGCTTCGGAATAGGAACGCCACCTACTCGATCTGATATAAAGGTTTATCGTATTGATGCAATGAACAAGGCAGCCGAGATGAAAAACTCGAAAGTGTTTAACATGATAGTACTCGGTGGATTACTCAAAGTTTGCCCTGTCGTGAGTTTAGATGGTTTAAATAAGGCTTTGTTTAAAACTTTACCTGAGCGTCATCACCATCTTATACCTTTGAATATGGAGGCAGTAGAATCTGGTGGAAGTATCATTCAAGAAATTAAATAA
- a CDS encoding thiamine pyrophosphate-dependent enzyme, with protein MVENNIISPENLVYEKPKLMNDTTMHYCPGCSHGVVHKLVAEVIADMGMEEKTIGVSPVGCAVFAYRYLDIDWQEAAHGRAPAVATAIKRLWPDRLVFTYQGDGDLACIGTAETIHALNRGENITIVFINNAIYGMTGGQMAPTTLLGQKTATCPFGRVPDIHGYPLNMTDLASRLDGTCYVTRQSVDTVASINKAKKAIRKAFEASMQGKGSSLVEIVATCNSGWKLSPVKANEWMRENMFPHYQKGDLKDETGM; from the coding sequence ATGGTAGAAAATAATATAATTTCACCTGAAAATTTGGTATACGAAAAACCCAAACTAATGAATGACACGACAATGCATTATTGTCCAGGTTGTTCACATGGTGTTGTGCATAAGCTTGTCGCAGAGGTTATTGCCGATATGGGTATGGAAGAAAAAACAATTGGCGTAAGTCCAGTCGGTTGTGCTGTATTTGCTTATCGTTATCTTGATATTGATTGGCAAGAGGCTGCGCATGGAAGAGCGCCAGCTGTAGCTACAGCCATTAAACGACTTTGGCCAGACCGTTTGGTTTTTACTTATCAAGGAGATGGAGATTTAGCCTGTATAGGAACAGCTGAAACAATACATGCACTCAATAGAGGAGAAAATATAACAATCGTCTTCATAAATAATGCCATTTATGGTATGACTGGGGGACAAATGGCACCTACAACGCTGTTAGGGCAAAAGACGGCAACTTGTCCCTTTGGTCGAGTTCCAGATATACATGGTTATCCACTTAATATGACAGACTTAGCAAGTCGATTAGATGGAACTTGTTATGTTACTCGTCAAAGTGTTGATACTGTCGCATCTATAAATAAAGCAAAAAAGGCTATTCGTAAAGCTTTCGAAGCGAGTATGCAAGGCAAAGGCAGTTCACTTGTTGAAATTGTAGCTACTTGTAACAGTGGATGGAAACTTAGTCCTGTAAAAGCTAATGAATGGATGCGTGAAAATATGTTCCCACATTATCAAAAGGGAGATCTTAAAGATGAAACGGGAATGTAA
- a CDS encoding acyl-[acyl-carrier-protein] thioesterase, which produces MNNLPKIGKYHFVAEPFHCDFTKRLFIGHLGNNLLNAADFHSNDRGYGVNYLNTINKTWVLSRLSIELERMPAIYENFIVETWIDSVMRYFTNRNFKIADDEGRVYGYGKSIWAMIDTATRQPVDILKTNGETISKYLETEYVNPIRKSPRVKLDTDLKLQKSILATYSDIDINGHVNSIKYIEHILDLFPLDQYKKYRIKKFDIAYIMESYNNEKLNFYTDIDSITECNNTVFIRVTKSGSEDEKEVCRCQITFG; this is translated from the coding sequence ATGAATAACTTACCAAAGATAGGCAAATATCATTTTGTTGCAGAGCCGTTTCATTGTGATTTCACAAAGCGTTTATTTATTGGGCATTTAGGAAATAATCTTCTAAATGCGGCCGACTTCCATAGTAATGACAGGGGATACGGAGTAAACTATTTAAACACAATAAATAAGACATGGGTACTAAGTAGGCTTTCTATAGAATTAGAGAGAATGCCTGCCATTTATGAAAATTTTATTGTGGAAACCTGGATAGATAGCGTGATGCGTTACTTTACCAATCGTAATTTTAAGATAGCAGACGATGAAGGACGTGTGTATGGATATGGAAAAAGCATTTGGGCTATGATTGATACAGCTACGCGACAACCTGTAGATATTCTGAAAACAAATGGTGAAACCATTTCTAAATATTTAGAAACTGAGTATGTAAATCCGATAAGAAAGTCTCCGAGGGTGAAATTGGATACAGATTTAAAACTTCAGAAGTCTATACTTGCTACTTATAGTGATATTGATATTAATGGACACGTGAATTCGATAAAATATATAGAGCACATATTAGATCTTTTTCCTCTCGACCAGTACAAAAAGTACAGGATAAAGAAGTTCGATATTGCCTATATAATGGAATCGTATAATAATGAGAAGTTAAACTTCTATACCGATATAGATAGTATAACCGAATGTAATAATACAGTGTTTATTAGAGTTACAAAATCGGGTTCTGAAGATGAAAAAGAAGTGTGCCGATGCCAAATCACATTTGGTTAA